The Cytobacillus oceanisediminis genomic interval CACTACTCATGGACAATTGGCCATTTCCTCTGCCTCCTTATCTAAGTTGAACGGATATATGATTTTTCGCCATAACTTTCTGCATCATATGTAAATACATACATATCGTCTGTAAACTGCTCTGGTTTATCATCAAAAACGACTTCCCCATCTTTTAAAGCGATAATGCGGGTTGCATAACGTTTAGCTAACTGAACATCATGGACATTTATAATGGTTTGAAGCTTATGCCGCTCATGCATCTCCTGAAGCAGGCTGAATATCCGGTCTGAAGTTCCCGGATCCAGGCTCGCAACAGGCTCGTCGCCTAGAAGGAACCTTGGCTTTTGAAGGAGAGCCCTTGCAATGCCGACTCTCTGTTTCTGCCCTCCACTAAGATGCTCGACCCTGCGATCGGCAAAATCGGCTAAGCCCACCTCTGCAATGACTTGTTTAGCCTGAGCTTTTTCTTCATCTGTGAACCATCCAATAAGGTTTTTGAAGCTGCTCCTGTAGCCGAACATGCCTGTCAGAACATTTTGCAGGACAGTCAATCGTGGAATTAAATTAAAATGCTGAAAGATCATTCCCATCTCCCTGCGGATTTTTCGAAGCTGTTCATCACTCAGTGCAGAAAAGGATAGGCCATCCCAGATGATTTCCCCTGATGATGGTGTCTGCAAGCCATTTAAACAGCGGATCAAAGTGGATTTTCCAGCACCGCTTTTACCTAACACACAAACAAAATCACCAGGATGGATCTTAAGGTTTATGGAATTCAGGGCATTATGCTTCATGCCGGGATAACGGACTGTTATATTTCGAATCTCAAGCATTTCAGGCCTCCTTTATATCACTCGGTTCCTAACATAGCTTCCGAAAAGATCCACTAGAATAACGATGATCATAAT includes:
- the phnC gene encoding phosphonate ABC transporter ATP-binding protein; the protein is MLEIRNITVRYPGMKHNALNSINLKIHPGDFVCVLGKSGAGKSTLIRCLNGLQTPSSGEIIWDGLSFSALSDEQLRKIRREMGMIFQHFNLIPRLTVLQNVLTGMFGYRSSFKNLIGWFTDEEKAQAKQVIAEVGLADFADRRVEHLSGGQKQRVGIARALLQKPRFLLGDEPVASLDPGTSDRIFSLLQEMHERHKLQTIINVHDVQLAKRYATRIIALKDGEVVFDDKPEQFTDDMYVFTYDAESYGEKSYIRST